The Fortiea contorta PCC 7126 genome has a segment encoding these proteins:
- a CDS encoding serine/threonine-protein kinase, giving the protein MQVYCSQQHLNNGNSRFCTHCGEPLPLPVGQIINKRYRIIRQLGQGGFGRTYLAADENQSQQQCVLKEFAPQVEEKQDLQKAKELFEREANVLKKLQHPQIPRFHSSFSEKLNGKDLFFLVQDYIEGDNYYQLLAQRQSQRQAFSEAEVITLLQNILPVLSYLHSQDVVHRDISPDNLILRRSDNLPVLIDFGGVKQLPASQGLWLTKLGVNHTLLGKKGYAPEEQLRQGKAFYSSDLYSLAVTSLVLLTGKEPQHLYDSYQGLWLWGKEIKVTPQLETVLKKMLAYKPSDRYQNAAQVLKSLPSANSFKPANPYVTRIKTMVAAPGVKRTQAIASKFHSKTQIAVQKIPMPVWLRPFAVSLVGTSVVVISVAGTFTLVNAAWRGITSISLPTISLPKFPEGGEPAAKPTSDKNTTRIAQIFNRRQQLEIPEGFFIRMADSIFYTKKPELQGRSLTAKPEDAALRDEWYAVAEDLLKKIEQANLSTPTRRQLGNYSQRNYDIWRQQAQNRQLGNYTINQLNKDTYAKFDRLFPGQQRGKLNQQTYGQIWYAIAADQVSKVQSSN; this is encoded by the coding sequence ATGCAGGTTTATTGCAGTCAACAACACTTAAATAATGGTAATAGCCGTTTTTGCACCCACTGTGGTGAACCATTACCGTTACCTGTAGGACAAATTATCAATAAACGCTACCGAATTATCAGACAATTAGGACAAGGCGGCTTTGGTAGAACATATTTAGCCGCAGATGAAAACCAATCTCAACAACAGTGCGTACTCAAAGAATTTGCGCCCCAAGTAGAAGAAAAGCAAGATTTGCAAAAAGCTAAAGAATTGTTTGAGCGGGAAGCGAATGTGTTAAAAAAACTCCAGCACCCGCAAATTCCTCGTTTCCATTCTTCATTTTCAGAAAAACTCAACGGTAAAGATTTATTCTTTCTAGTTCAAGACTATATAGAAGGAGATAACTATTACCAATTATTAGCACAGCGCCAAAGCCAAAGACAGGCTTTTAGTGAAGCAGAAGTAATTACCCTGCTGCAAAATATTCTGCCAGTTTTATCTTACCTGCATTCCCAAGATGTAGTGCACCGCGATATTTCCCCCGATAATTTGATTTTGCGTCGCAGTGATAATTTACCTGTGCTGATTGATTTTGGTGGCGTGAAACAATTACCCGCTTCTCAAGGTTTATGGTTAACTAAATTGGGCGTGAATCACACTTTGTTGGGGAAAAAAGGCTACGCACCTGAAGAGCAACTACGCCAAGGAAAGGCTTTTTATAGTAGCGATTTATATTCCTTAGCAGTCACATCCTTGGTATTGCTCACAGGTAAAGAACCGCAACACCTTTATGATAGCTATCAGGGACTGTGGCTTTGGGGAAAAGAAATCAAAGTCACTCCCCAACTGGAAACTGTACTCAAAAAGATGTTGGCTTATAAACCGAGCGATCGCTACCAAAATGCAGCTCAAGTTCTCAAAAGTTTACCTTCGGCAAATTCATTCAAACCAGCCAACCCTTATGTTACCAGAATCAAGACTATGGTAGCAGCTCCTGGCGTCAAACGTACCCAAGCGATCGCCAGTAAATTTCACAGTAAGACGCAAATAGCCGTGCAAAAAATCCCCATGCCAGTTTGGCTGCGTCCATTTGCTGTTAGTCTAGTGGGAACAAGTGTAGTTGTCATCAGTGTCGCTGGCACTTTCACACTCGTCAACGCCGCATGGCGAGGAATCACCTCTATCTCTTTACCGACAATTTCCCTACCAAAGTTCCCAGAGGGAGGAGAACCCGCAGCTAAACCCACCAGCGACAAAAATACAACTCGGATTGCACAAATTTTCAATCGCCGTCAACAGTTAGAAATCCCCGAAGGATTTTTTATCAGGATGGCGGATAGTATATTTTATACAAAAAAACCAGAATTACAAGGTCGCAGCCTCACTGCTAAACCAGAAGACGCAGCCCTCCGAGATGAATGGTACGCAGTGGCGGAAGATTTATTGAAAAAAATAGAACAAGCTAACCTCAGTACACCAACACGTCGTCAACTAGGAAACTATAGTCAAAGAAATTATGACATCTGGAGACAACAAGCACAGAATAGGCAGCTTGGTAATTATACTATTAATCAGTTAAATAAAGACACCTACGCAAAATTTGATCGCTTGTTTCCTGGTCAACAGCGTGGGAAACTAAATCAGCAGACCTACGGGCAAATTTGGTATGCGATCGCCGCTGATCAAGTCAGTAAAGTACAATCAAGCAATTAG
- a CDS encoding DUF7219 family protein yields the protein MKQEPNFLSELCDFLYPRSAYHGQFKPEHLVFNANLQEFSQKVSYICNLQTGGKISPEEAYQEIHLLWKQLKRAKKELEIK from the coding sequence ATGAAGCAGGAACCTAATTTTCTTTCAGAACTGTGTGATTTTCTATATCCTAGAAGTGCGTACCACGGTCAGTTTAAGCCAGAGCATTTAGTTTTTAATGCCAATCTCCAAGAATTCTCTCAAAAAGTCAGCTACATTTGTAACCTGCAAACTGGTGGGAAAATATCCCCAGAAGAAGCTTATCAAGAAATACATCTGCTCTGGAAACAGTTAAAACGGGCCAAAAAAGAATTAGAGATTAAATAA
- the tmk gene encoding dTMP kinase has protein sequence MNGKLIIFEGVEGCGKTSQMQLTQEWLQSLGIIAVVTREPGGTELGRHLRHLLLAKADNQSITQLTELLLYAADRAQHVEQELKPNLAAGKYILCDRYTDSTIAYQGYGRGLDMSLIHQLNQIATGGLQSDLTIWLDIDVEVGLARKRGDFDSLDRIEQEAIAFHRRVQQGYAELATSYPEGIVRIDGNATITAVHQAIREVLGVHLRSWGIR, from the coding sequence ATGAATGGGAAATTAATTATTTTTGAAGGAGTCGAAGGCTGCGGTAAAACCAGTCAAATGCAACTAACTCAAGAATGGTTGCAAAGTTTGGGGATCATTGCAGTTGTTACTCGTGAACCAGGGGGGACGGAACTAGGGCGACATCTGCGTCACTTATTGTTAGCGAAAGCAGACAATCAATCAATTACTCAGTTGACAGAATTATTGTTGTATGCTGCTGATAGAGCGCAACATGTGGAACAGGAACTCAAACCCAACTTAGCCGCAGGAAAATATATTTTGTGCGATCGCTATACTGACTCTACCATTGCCTACCAAGGTTATGGTCGGGGTTTAGATATGAGTTTAATTCATCAACTCAACCAGATTGCGACTGGTGGTTTGCAAAGCGACTTAACTATTTGGTTAGATATCGATGTGGAGGTGGGACTAGCCCGCAAACGAGGAGATTTTGACAGTTTAGACCGGATTGAGCAAGAAGCGATCGCTTTTCATCGTCGAGTCCAGCAAGGATACGCAGAGTTAGCCACATCTTATCCAGAAGGGATTGTCAGGATAGATGGTAACGCAACTATTACCGCTGTACACCAAGCGATACGGGAAGTTTTGGGTGTACACTTGCGGTCATGGGGCATTAGATAA
- a CDS encoding DNA polymerase III subunit delta' gives MFNFFAPLVGQPQAVELLTQAVTQKRLAPAYLFVGPDGVGRSLAARCFIELLFSQTRQHSLHSRLSQGNHPDLLWVQPTYQHQGQRLTAAEVKEKGLKRTSGAIIRLEQIRQVTEFLSRPPMEASRNVVVLEAAQTMAEPAANALLKTLEEPGQATLILIAPSLESILPTLVSRTHRIPFYRLDEPSLTQVLTQTGHREILQHPVVLSIAAGSPGSAIACYEQLIAIPEQLLSDVTKPPSSHRQALELAKRIAQELDNEQQLWLVDYLQHTYWQKWHQSGAIQQLEQARKALLCYAQPRLVWECTLLGQLAIGNR, from the coding sequence ATGTTCAACTTCTTTGCACCCCTGGTAGGACAACCACAAGCCGTAGAGTTACTCACACAAGCTGTGACGCAGAAACGGCTAGCACCTGCGTATCTATTTGTCGGACCGGATGGTGTGGGAAGAAGTTTAGCCGCTCGCTGTTTTATTGAATTGCTGTTTTCGCAAACCCGACAACATTCGCTACACAGCCGTTTGTCCCAAGGCAACCATCCTGATTTATTATGGGTGCAGCCGACATATCAACATCAAGGACAACGACTGACAGCCGCAGAGGTTAAAGAAAAGGGACTCAAGCGCACCTCAGGAGCGATAATTAGGCTAGAGCAAATTCGCCAAGTTACTGAATTTCTCAGCCGTCCACCAATGGAAGCATCCAGGAATGTGGTAGTCTTAGAAGCAGCCCAGACAATGGCGGAACCTGCAGCTAATGCTTTATTAAAAACTTTAGAAGAACCAGGACAAGCGACACTCATTTTAATTGCACCGTCTTTGGAATCGATTTTACCAACTTTAGTGTCCCGTACTCATCGGATTCCTTTTTATCGTTTAGATGAACCGTCTTTAACTCAGGTACTCACGCAAACTGGACATCGAGAAATTCTCCAGCATCCAGTAGTGTTGAGTATAGCAGCAGGTAGTCCAGGAAGTGCGATCGCCTGTTATGAGCAACTCATAGCCATCCCTGAACAGTTATTATCAGATGTGACTAAACCGCCCTCATCCCACCGTCAAGCTTTGGAATTAGCGAAGAGAATTGCTCAAGAATTGGATAATGAACAGCAATTATGGCTAGTCGATTATCTCCAGCATACCTATTGGCAAAAATGGCATCAATCAGGTGCAATACAGCAGCTAGAACAAGCCCGTAAAGCTTTACTTTGTTATGCTCAACCACGGCTTGTTTGGGAATGCACATTGTTGGGACAATTGGCAATAGGTAATAGATAA
- a CDS encoding inositol monophosphatase family protein, which translates to MTNLQIFLDIATEAALAAGGVLQSYLGKLEDAVIEKGRPGDLVTAADKASEAVILEILHRHFPQHSILAEESGKIGNQENEYLWAIDPLDGTTNYAHQYPSFAVSIGLLIHGVPEVGVIYDPSREELFRAATNLGATRNRRPIKVSDVSELNKSLLVTGFAYDRRETPDNNYAEFSHLTHLTQGVRRSGSAAMDLAYVACGRVDGYWERGLSPWDITAGIILLQEAGGKVSAYDGTPVKIESGRLLATNGYIHDNLSRELIQVPPLSTWK; encoded by the coding sequence ATGACAAATCTACAAATCTTTTTAGACATCGCCACAGAAGCAGCTTTAGCCGCTGGTGGCGTATTGCAGAGTTATTTGGGTAAGTTAGAAGACGCAGTTATCGAAAAAGGGCGGCCCGGTGATTTAGTTACCGCTGCTGATAAAGCTTCAGAAGCGGTGATTTTAGAAATTTTGCATCGCCACTTTCCCCAACATTCGATCTTGGCTGAGGAATCGGGGAAGATAGGAAATCAAGAAAATGAGTATCTTTGGGCGATCGATCCCTTGGATGGTACAACTAATTATGCCCATCAATACCCAAGTTTTGCTGTTTCTATTGGGCTGTTAATTCACGGTGTGCCGGAAGTTGGTGTAATTTATGACCCTTCTCGTGAGGAGCTATTCCGTGCGGCTACTAACTTGGGAGCAACACGGAACCGCCGACCGATCAAAGTTTCTGACGTCTCTGAGCTAAATAAAAGCTTACTAGTGACGGGGTTTGCTTACGATCGCCGCGAAACACCAGACAACAACTATGCAGAATTTAGCCACCTCACCCATCTTACCCAAGGTGTGAGGCGCAGCGGTTCAGCAGCAATGGACTTAGCATATGTAGCCTGTGGGCGAGTTGATGGCTATTGGGAACGGGGACTTTCGCCTTGGGATATTACCGCCGGGATAATTTTGTTACAAGAAGCCGGGGGGAAAGTCAGCGCCTATGATGGTACACCAGTCAAAATTGAGTCCGGGAGACTACTCGCTACTAATGGTTACATTCATGACAACCTGAGTCGAGAATTGATACAAGTCCCGCCACTCTCAACGTGGAAGTGA
- a CDS encoding valine--tRNA ligase — translation MTATIPNLPSLYEPFATEAKWQKFWEENQVYKADPNKGGEPYCVVIPPPNVTGSLHMGHAFESALIDALVRYHRMQGRNTLWLPGTDHASIAVQTILEKQLKAEGKTRYDLGREQFLERAWQWKAESGGTIVNQLRRLGVSVDWSRERFTLDEGLSQAVVEAFVRLYQEDLIYRGEYLVNWCPASQSAVSDVEVENQEVNGHLWHLRYPLTDGSGNVEVATTRPETMLGDTAVAVNPEDERYQHLIGKTVTLPITQREIPIIADEFVDRAFGTGCVKVTPAHDTNDFEMGKRHHLPLINIMNKDGSLNANAGDFQGQDRFVARKNVVSRLEAEGFLVKVEDYKHTVPYSDRGKVPVEPLLSTQWFVKIRPLADKALEFLDQKNSPEFVPQRWTKVYRDWLVNLRDWCISRQLWWGHQIPAWYAVSETGGEITDSTPFIVAHNATAAWEQAKSQFGENVKLAQDPDVLDTWFSSGIWPFSTLGWPEQTQDLSTYYPTTTLVTGFDIIFFWVARMTMMGGHFTDAMPFQTVYIHGLVRDENNKKMSKSANNGIDPLLLIQKYGTDALRYTLVKEVAGAGQDIRLEYDRKKDESSSVEASRNFANKLWNAARFVMMNLDGQTPQQLGLPQPTELSDRWLLSRYHQVVQQTTDAINNYGLGEAAKGLYEFIWGDFCDWYIELVKSRLQPQNETVEGASDAYQASRRVAQQMLAHILEGILKLLHPFMPHITEEIWQTLTQQPTTSPQILALQSYPQTDYNSINPELETQFDLLIGTIRTIRNLRAEADVKPGVKVTANLQSENAKERQILTAGQTYIKDLAKVENLTIDGEQNSLTVIIPRPKPNPWRGIKAIGLAIALIIYTKLGYTAVDAIDELPAVGTLFEAVGLVYTTWFITRYLIPAQSRREFWAQLFSPTHNQPIPPTPLPQLPQPQVPENSIAGVIGTVQVVIPLTGVVDIETVRAKLEKSLKKAEAEVESLSGRLNNPNFVDKARADVVQSARDALAEAEKQVEILRLRLLSLL, via the coding sequence ATGACCGCAACTATTCCGAATCTTCCGAGTCTTTATGAACCCTTCGCCACAGAAGCCAAATGGCAAAAATTCTGGGAAGAAAACCAAGTTTACAAAGCTGACCCCAACAAAGGTGGTGAACCTTACTGCGTTGTCATCCCACCACCTAATGTTACTGGTAGTTTACACATGGGTCACGCTTTTGAAAGTGCGTTAATTGACGCCCTTGTCCGCTACCATCGAATGCAGGGACGTAACACTCTATGGCTACCGGGAACTGACCACGCGAGTATTGCGGTACAGACAATTCTGGAAAAACAACTCAAAGCAGAGGGCAAAACTCGCTATGATTTGGGACGAGAGCAATTTTTAGAACGTGCTTGGCAATGGAAAGCAGAATCTGGAGGGACAATTGTTAACCAGTTAAGACGCTTGGGTGTGTCGGTTGACTGGTCGCGGGAAAGGTTTACTCTGGATGAAGGTTTATCACAAGCGGTGGTGGAAGCGTTTGTGCGCTTGTATCAGGAAGACTTAATTTATCGCGGTGAATATTTAGTCAATTGGTGTCCAGCTTCCCAGTCAGCGGTATCGGATGTGGAGGTGGAAAATCAAGAAGTTAATGGTCATCTTTGGCATTTGCGCTATCCTTTAACTGATGGTTCTGGTAATGTGGAGGTAGCGACGACTCGACCAGAAACAATGTTGGGTGATACTGCAGTGGCGGTGAACCCCGAAGATGAGAGATATCAGCATTTAATTGGTAAAACTGTCACTCTGCCAATTACACAACGAGAAATTCCCATTATTGCAGATGAATTTGTTGACCGTGCATTCGGTACCGGTTGCGTGAAGGTGACTCCAGCTCATGACACCAATGATTTTGAAATGGGTAAGCGTCACCATCTGCCGTTGATTAATATTATGAATAAAGACGGCTCCTTGAATGCTAATGCGGGAGATTTTCAAGGACAAGACCGCTTCGTGGCGAGAAAAAACGTGGTGTCTCGCTTAGAAGCTGAAGGTTTTTTAGTCAAGGTGGAAGATTATAAGCATACCGTTCCTTACAGCGATCGCGGTAAAGTTCCTGTAGAACCGCTGTTGTCAACTCAGTGGTTTGTGAAAATTCGCCCCTTGGCTGATAAAGCTTTGGAGTTTCTCGACCAGAAAAATTCACCGGAATTTGTTCCCCAACGCTGGACAAAGGTTTATCGGGATTGGTTGGTGAATTTGCGAGATTGGTGTATTTCTCGTCAATTGTGGTGGGGACACCAAATACCCGCTTGGTATGCTGTCAGCGAAACAGGTGGAGAAATTACCGACTCCACACCCTTTATCGTCGCCCATAATGCAACTGCAGCTTGGGAGCAAGCAAAGTCACAATTTGGGGAAAATGTCAAGTTAGCCCAAGACCCAGATGTTTTAGATACTTGGTTTTCTTCGGGAATTTGGCCGTTTTCTACTTTGGGCTGGCCGGAACAAACCCAAGATTTATCCACCTATTACCCCACTACCACCTTGGTGACAGGTTTTGATATCATCTTTTTCTGGGTAGCCAGGATGACGATGATGGGTGGACATTTCACGGATGCAATGCCATTTCAAACTGTTTACATCCACGGTTTGGTGAGGGATGAAAACAATAAAAAGATGTCAAAATCAGCGAATAATGGCATTGACCCGCTGTTGCTGATTCAAAAATATGGCACTGATGCTCTACGCTATACCTTAGTCAAGGAAGTCGCAGGAGCTGGTCAAGATATTCGTTTAGAATACGATCGCAAAAAGGATGAATCATCATCAGTGGAAGCTTCCCGCAACTTTGCCAATAAGTTGTGGAACGCGGCGCGGTTTGTGATGATGAATTTAGATGGACAAACACCACAACAATTAGGTCTACCCCAGCCTACAGAATTAAGCGATCGCTGGCTACTTTCTCGCTATCATCAAGTAGTGCAACAAACCACCGACGCCATCAACAACTACGGTTTAGGAGAAGCAGCCAAGGGACTGTATGAATTTATTTGGGGAGACTTTTGTGACTGGTATATTGAACTGGTAAAATCCAGATTGCAACCCCAAAACGAAACTGTGGAGGGCGCGTCTGATGCATACCAAGCATCACGACGAGTCGCTCAACAAATGCTCGCCCATATTTTAGAAGGGATTTTAAAACTTCTGCATCCTTTCATGCCTCATATCACCGAGGAGATTTGGCAGACTCTCACCCAACAACCAACAACATCGCCGCAAATCTTAGCATTACAAAGCTATCCCCAGACCGATTATAACTCGATTAATCCCGAACTCGAAACACAATTTGATTTATTAATCGGCACCATCCGCACCATTCGCAACCTCCGCGCAGAAGCAGATGTCAAACCAGGGGTGAAAGTAACAGCGAATTTGCAGAGTGAAAACGCCAAAGAGAGACAAATCCTCACCGCCGGACAAACATACATCAAAGACTTAGCGAAAGTAGAAAATTTAACCATAGATGGCGAGCAAAACAGCCTCACAGTCATTATTCCGCGTCCCAAGCCTAACCCCTGGCGTGGGATTAAAGCAATTGGTTTAGCGATCGCTCTCATTATTTACACTAAACTAGGTTACACCGCCGTAGACGCAATCGACGAACTACCCGCCGTCGGAACATTATTTGAAGCCGTTGGTCTTGTTTACACAACTTGGTTCATCACGCGATATTTAATACCAGCGCAATCTAGACGCGAATTTTGGGCACAATTATTTTCACCCACTCATAATCAACCGATACCACCTACCCCACTACCACAATTACCACAACCCCAAGTACCTGAAAACTCCATCGCCGGCGTCATCGGTACAGTCCAAGTAGTCATTCCACTCACAGGTGTAGTAGATATTGAAACAGTCCGTGCCAAACTAGAAAAAAGCCTGAAAAAAGCCGAAGCCGAAGTAGAATCTCTCAGCGGGAGGTTAAACAACCCAAATTTTGTCGATAAAGCAAGAGCTGATGTTGTCCAAAGTGCGCGAGATGCTCTCGCAGAAGCCGAAAAACAAGTCGAAATTTTACGCCTACGCCTACTTAGCTTACTATAG
- a CDS encoding HAD-IB family phosphatase, translating to MKRVVFCDFDGTITVEETFVAVLKKFAPQISAQLLPEIYAQRVSLREGVPKMLGSIPSLRYPEILEFTQLQPIRQDFVQLLDFLEFQGVPLVVVSGGLRGMVEVVLDTLVNRIHAIHAVDVDTSEPYIKVRSEYQGGSELVAKAQVMAKYPAEQKIAIGDSITDLNMALQASIVFARPPLTKYLDEQHKTYIPWNNFSDVRDYLVQLWKQA from the coding sequence GTGAAACGAGTTGTTTTTTGCGACTTTGACGGCACGATCACAGTTGAGGAAACCTTTGTAGCCGTGCTCAAAAAGTTCGCGCCACAAATTTCTGCCCAACTACTACCAGAAATCTATGCCCAAAGGGTATCCCTGCGAGAGGGAGTCCCGAAAATGCTGGGATCAATACCATCCTTGCGTTATCCCGAAATTTTAGAATTTACCCAACTCCAGCCGATTCGCCAAGATTTTGTCCAGCTCCTTGATTTTCTGGAGTTTCAGGGAGTACCTTTGGTAGTCGTTTCTGGTGGACTGCGAGGGATGGTAGAAGTGGTTCTAGACACATTAGTCAACCGAATTCATGCCATCCATGCTGTAGATGTAGATACCAGTGAACCTTATATAAAAGTACGCTCTGAATATCAAGGAGGGTCAGAGCTGGTTGCTAAAGCGCAGGTAATGGCTAAGTACCCAGCAGAGCAGAAAATAGCAATCGGCGACTCCATCACCGACTTAAATATGGCACTTCAAGCTTCTATTGTCTTTGCGCGCCCTCCCCTCACAAAATATTTAGATGAACAACACAAAACCTACATCCCCTGGAATAACTTCTCAGATGTGCGTGACTATCTAGTGCAACTATGGAAGCAAGCTTAA
- a CDS encoding serine/threonine-protein kinase, whose protein sequence is MTIYCSQGHKNPQDSRFCLTCGEKLLNMSINNTIQSGQTLGDRYVIVRQLGQGGFGRTYLAEDLNRFRELCVLKEFSPQVQTAYVLQKAEELFQREASVLYKLQHPQIPRFREIFRINLSAKEYLFLVQDYVEGQTYSSLFNSRNQHGGKFTEAEIRQLMQQILPVLEYVHSMGVIHRDISPDNLMLRTADQLPVLIDFGGVKQVVAAVASQYYESGAATSSPVPTLLGKVGFAPPEQMQTGSVSPHSDLYALAVTVLVLLTGKQPQELIDTHTLTWKWQQEVSTSPILGQILNRMLSPRPGDRYQSARQVIEALAPSPLTYSPTQPPIPAPIPTSGTVAVSPPSYPSVSSPAPQPNTWTPTKIILTVLMLTGLAGLSWWGTNSWIQSRSGADNSGVIDPTPTASPTNSAQYSPAERQRKQRLSDRRQQLGIDANFFVNLVNEIFWEKNPNLQGRALSDGAEDENLRAEWDQLAGQLLDKLSTMSAKARQQLGTYTTAERDRWKVEVNQINVGSRSLYDLGDAAFFSAFPEQRGKNFLEQPVGQVWYGFVSDKLSALLAGSAFQKIVFDQGATSKTVSGTLNRANGKVFIAELSQEQSLAVNLKANPRILLSIYSPSGRVQFLEDSRQRTLSAKLPESGFYEFVVVSTASQPLDYQLSITAENPTPTETPTPTPTETSTPTPTETPTPTPTPTETPTPTPETTPGT, encoded by the coding sequence ATGACAATTTATTGTTCTCAAGGACACAAAAATCCGCAAGATAGCCGTTTTTGCCTCACTTGTGGGGAAAAATTATTGAATATGTCTATAAATAATACTATCCAGTCAGGGCAAACTTTGGGCGATCGCTATGTAATTGTGCGTCAACTTGGTCAAGGAGGGTTTGGACGCACTTATTTAGCTGAAGACCTCAACCGCTTCCGGGAACTTTGCGTATTGAAAGAATTTTCTCCCCAAGTACAAACTGCTTATGTTTTGCAAAAAGCAGAGGAACTTTTTCAGCGAGAAGCCAGCGTTCTTTACAAACTACAACATCCCCAAATTCCCCGCTTCCGAGAAATTTTTCGCATCAATTTAAGTGCTAAAGAATACCTATTTTTAGTCCAAGATTATGTAGAAGGACAAACCTATAGTTCTTTATTTAATAGCCGTAATCAGCATGGTGGGAAATTTACAGAAGCAGAAATCCGCCAATTAATGCAGCAAATTTTACCTGTATTAGAGTATGTTCACTCAATGGGGGTAATTCACCGGGATATTTCTCCCGATAACTTAATGCTGCGAACTGCAGATCAACTACCTGTATTAATTGATTTTGGTGGTGTTAAACAAGTAGTCGCGGCGGTAGCTTCTCAATATTATGAATCCGGCGCGGCTACATCTTCCCCAGTCCCAACTTTGTTAGGAAAAGTGGGATTCGCTCCTCCAGAACAGATGCAAACCGGGTCAGTCTCTCCCCACAGCGATTTATATGCTTTAGCTGTGACAGTGTTAGTTTTACTGACAGGGAAACAACCCCAAGAATTAATTGATACTCATACCCTAACTTGGAAATGGCAACAGGAAGTGAGCACGAGTCCAATTTTAGGGCAAATACTGAATAGAATGTTATCACCTCGCCCAGGCGATCGCTATCAATCAGCCCGTCAAGTTATAGAAGCCCTAGCCCCATCCCCACTCACCTACTCCCCCACTCAACCCCCAATCCCCGCACCCATCCCCACATCCGGTACAGTCGCTGTCTCCCCACCTTCCTATCCCTCCGTCTCCTCACCTGCTCCCCAACCCAACACCTGGACACCAACAAAAATTATCCTCACAGTATTGATGTTGACGGGTCTTGCGGGGTTGAGTTGGTGGGGAACCAATAGCTGGATACAATCCCGTTCTGGTGCGGACAATTCCGGCGTTATCGACCCCACACCTACCGCTAGCCCCACTAACTCCGCCCAATACTCACCAGCAGAACGCCAGCGTAAACAAAGATTAAGCGATCGCCGTCAACAACTAGGTATTGATGCCAACTTTTTCGTTAACTTAGTCAATGAAATTTTTTGGGAAAAAAACCCCAATTTGCAAGGACGCGCCCTTAGTGATGGCGCAGAAGATGAAAATTTGCGCGCCGAATGGGATCAATTAGCAGGACAATTATTAGATAAACTTTCTACCATGAGTGCCAAAGCTCGCCAGCAATTGGGTACTTATACAACAGCTGAACGCGATCGTTGGAAGGTAGAAGTTAACCAAATCAACGTTGGTAGCCGTTCTTTGTACGACTTAGGTGATGCGGCTTTCTTCAGTGCTTTCCCGGAACAACGAGGTAAAAATTTTCTTGAGCAACCAGTCGGACAAGTTTGGTACGGCTTCGTTAGCGACAAACTTAGCGCACTCTTAGCAGGTAGCGCTTTTCAAAAAATCGTTTTTGACCAAGGCGCCACCAGCAAAACAGTTAGTGGTACTCTCAACCGCGCCAATGGTAAAGTTTTCATTGCCGAACTCAGCCAAGAACAATCTCTAGCAGTAAACCTGAAAGCCAACCCCAGAATTTTGCTGTCGATTTACTCCCCCTCCGGTAGAGTGCAATTTTTAGAAGACTCCAGACAGCGAACGCTTTCAGCAAAGCTACCAGAAAGCGGTTTTTATGAGTTTGTTGTTGTCTCCACAGCATCACAGCCACTAGATTATCAACTCAGCATCACAGCTGAAAATCCCACCCCCACAGAAACACCCACACCCACACCCACAGAAACATCCACACCAACCCCCACAGAAACGCCCACACCCACACCCACCCCCACAGAAACACCCACACCCACGCCAGAAACTACGCCAGGAACTTGA